The Amblyomma americanum isolate KBUSLIRL-KWMA chromosome 6, ASM5285725v1, whole genome shotgun sequence genome has a window encoding:
- the LOC144094053 gene encoding uncharacterized protein LOC144094053, whose product MNTSPSSDDQVMEADEAISDVDSQDESSQLDMGATYSQHAGAEGLAAAHASWRDEEMPSATSSMGDELLVAVPCYICKPAYQALERRAATLEKENKKQERDIDVLKKALHYSKERAAEAEQNVQQGRFSANCITEQCVSVYTGLPSKALFLFFVSLFKNVALYIPNRCTVADAVLVVLMKLRLALLNIDISHRFGLSETTVARIMVKNIPIIASELKRFIIWPSREDACRTMPMIVRRKYPTCMAIIDCTEVRIQKPLGYSARSKTYSHYKSSNTIKFMVSITPCGAISFVTKCWGGRASDKEIILKSGFLDKLQEGDIVLADRGFLIREDVAHRGARLEVPALTRGKRQLSAKEVEDARHISRVRIHVERAIGRIKVFHILRDRLSITMLRHATDIVVICAAITNMKPRLA is encoded by the exons ATGAACACTT caccCTCATCAGATGATCAAGTTATGGAAGCTGACGAAGCCATCAGTGATGTTG ATTCTCAGGATGAGTCCTCTCAGCTTGACATGGGAGCTACTTATTCACAGCATGCCGGTGCTGAAG GCCTCGCAGCTGCACATGCATCATGGAGGGATGAAGAGATGCCATCTGCTACATCAAGCATGGGGGACGAGCTGCTCGTAGCAGTACCATGCTACATTTGCA AGCCAGCATATCAAGCTTTGGAAAGAAGAGCTGCTActcttgaaaaagaaaacaaaaagcaggAGCGAGATATTGATGTCCtaaaaaaagcactgcattatTCCAAAGAGAGGGCTGCAGAAGCAGAGCAGAATGTGCAGCAGGGACGCTTCTCTGCAAACTGTATCACGGAGCAGTGTGTGAGTGTGTACACAGGACTGCCAAGCAAAGCgcttttcctcttttttgtttcactttttaAAAATGTGGCTCTTTATATTCCAAATCGCTGCACTGTAGCAGATGCTGTTCTAGTTGTGCTAATGAAACTAAGGCTTGCGCTGCTGAACATTGACATCAGTCATCGTTTCGGGCTCTCAGAAACAACAGTGGCAAGGATAATGGTAAAGAACATACCAATCATAGCTTCTGAACTGAAGCGTTTCATTATTTGGCCTTCACGGGAGGACGCATGCAGAACAATGCCCATGATCGTGCGCAGGAAGTATCCGACATGCATGGCCATAATTGACTGCACCGAAGTACGAATTCAAAAACCATTAGGGTATTCTGCTAGGTCTAAAACCTATTCCCATTATAAAAGTTCCAATACTATCAAATTCATGGTCAGCATCACGCCATGCGGTGCTATTAGCTTTGTCACGAAATGCTGGGGAGGGCGGGCATCAGACAAGGAGATCATATTGAAGTCGGGCTTCTTGGACAAACTTCAGGAAGGAGACATTGTTTTGGCTGACAGAGGGTTTTTAATCAGAGAAGATGTTGCCCATCGAGGTGCCAGGTTAGAAGTGCCAGCCTTGACAAGAGGCAAAAGGCAACTTTCAGCTAAGGAAGTGGAAGATGCCCGGCACATCTCTAGAGTGCGTATTCATGTGGAGAGAGCCATTGGCCGCATTAAAGTGTTCCACATTCTCAGGGACCGACTGTCCATCACTATGCTGCGGCATGCAACAGACATTGTTGTAATTTGTGCTGCTATCACAAACATGAAACCTCGACTTGCATGA
- the LOC144094405 gene encoding uncharacterized protein LOC144094405 yields MPVHNNIGAEPMQEPVHCDLLPFPHNNGKAFELPSFGGLHDLITSGKPLTSSVQRKIVDLLFHAMLKYTVVPTRDFYARVTHLLLQKYPQLTDVVGTGSDSWKVSLRYKFKNQRRRLSEDPLVAENKRKFGSQRKQAQGFTSTELKRHTRPKLDIKHTAILGEDDTTLAAHEEWLLAEAKKGDPDESGIRERMTLTTKSRLQSIRTMKIEDVKKLYPYMMQPERFIEDFKRLIRSDVTDCISRGIDATVALVRQEAVACNLLSLAALKIIALNVKEPKAFHMFVQEGGQDMPITPCVLYSGESIEDADYFYLVVERKRLFFTCNAEGLIVLLGAYWLFNLCYSSDAFNTLVVLERLYLKMNVTTPRTVVTKFLNKVVKKHSVVNADFQKLNARNRNQVLLFLVSSKKWLSNSV; encoded by the exons ATGCCTGTTCACAATAACATTGGAGCTGAACCAATGCAAGAACCTGTGCACTGTGATCT GTTGCCATTTCCACACAACAATGGAAAAGCCTTTGAATTGCCCAGCTTCGGTGGACTTCATGATTTGATCACGTCTGGCAAGCCGCTGACTTCATCTGTGCAGAGAAAGATTGTGGATCTTCTATTCCATGCTATGCTGAAGTACACAGT GGTGCCTACGAGGGACTTCTATGCTAGAGTTACACATCTTCTCCTTCAGAAGTACCCACAACTGACGGACGTCGTGGGAACTGGATCA GATTCCTGGAAAGTTTCATTGCGGTATAAGTTTAAGAATCAGCGACGACGGCTTTCAGAAGATCCACTAGTAGCTGAAAACAAGAGAAAATTTggttcacaaagaaaacaggcTCAAGGCTTCACTTCAACCGAATTGAAGAGGCACACAAGACCAAAGCTA GATATAAAGCATACAGCCATTTTGGGAGAAGATGACACCACTTTGGCAGCTCATGAAGAATGGCTTTTAGCTGAGGCAAAGAAAGGAGATCCTGATGAAAGTGGCATACGAGAGAGAATGACTCTGACTACAAAGAGCAGGCTGCAAAGTATCAGAACGATGAAAATTGAAGATGTGAAAAAGCTGTACCCATATATGATGCAGCCAGAGAGG TTCATTGAGGACTTCAAACGACTCATAAGGTCGGATGTGACTGATTGCATCAGCCGTGGCATTGACGCTACGGTTGCTCTTGTACGACAGGAGGCTGTTGCTTGCA ACCTCCTTTCTCTCGCAGCCTTGAAGATAATAGCCCTAAATGTCAAAGAACCAAAAGCTTTTCATATGTTTGTGCAAGAAGGT GGTCAAGATATGCCAATCACACCTTGTGTACTGTACTCTGGAGAGTCCATTGAAGATGCAGACTACTTTTACCTCGTCGTGGAACGCAAGCGCCTGTTTTTTACGTGCAATGCAGAAGGACTAATTGTGTTGCTTGGAGCCTACTGGCTGTTCAACCTGTGTTATTCCAGTGATGCATTTAACACGCTAGTTGTCTTGGAGCGCCTGTACCTAAAGATGAACGTGACAACACCCAGAACAGTTGTCACGAAGTTTTTAAACAAAGTTGTGAAAAAGCATTCAGTGGTAAATGCTGACTTCCAAAAACTTAATGCAAGGAACAGAAACCAAGTGCTACTTTTTTTGGTATCATCTAAGAAG TGGCTGAGCAACTCGGTATAA
- the LOC144094406 gene encoding uncharacterized protein LOC144094406, protein MPGIRFFRCPRCDCQRFSLRCLFRHLWLMHGHEANWVCGLNGCMNTFKVFTSYKRHVYRNHAEIIKRETAAMVAPQLPLDQGQSECAPLEDIEETPPKDGDQDKAQSERSEYVKQLAMLLLKWKEGRRLTESTVDELANDVISFLKSVIEDGYSTTEEIANVKQLLCSPETEQLLTRHGRFMYWKMHLSLVEPRTVVLGRKNGKIDSMQYVPLCKVLQILLEKPSFSDNFNVYLKHSTHLCSVFDGKAFREHTFFPGDDTKICIQLYSDEFEVWNPLGSKRGKHKIMAVYFSLLNLSKRLRSTLSHIHLALLVEDKHVKTYGMAAILAPLLEDIHSLESDGVFVNESRVKGSIFVFTGDNLSTHRIGGFQQSFSHGRIRRFCMALHHEITYKYLESDFSLRTPAGHQHHINMLNAGLPTGPLYGVKQACAITSQGFNPTQHFPTDVMHDMHKGVIPFVLKHIISSLISQGFFSLDQLNKSIAHWRYDPRETRNKPEAIQKQFLQGKATMKGSPSENFCLFRHLASFVGEFVPLDDEIWHLYLLLREIMDIIMCPEISVSLIAYLQRKIHFFLLDFKALFPAVTFPCKTIIQTSSAPYSQVGLQQHPAYCIV, encoded by the exons ATGCCAGGCATCCGCTTTTTTCGTTGCCCTAGGTGTGACTGCCAGAGGTTTTCCTTGAGATGCCTTTTCAGGCACCTGTGGCTAATGCATGGACACGAGGCAAACTGGGTTTGTGGCCTAAATGGCTGCATGAATACTTTCAAAGTCTTCACTTCGTACAAGAGACATGTATACAGGAATCATGCTGAAATAATTAAAAGAGAAACAGCAGCGATGGTTGCACCACAACTTCCTCTCGACCAAGGACAAAGTGAGTGTGCTCCATTGGAAGACATTGAAGAAACGCCCCCAAAGGATGGAGACCAGGACAAGGCGCAGAGTGAGAGAAGTGAATATGTGAAGCAACTGGCAATGCTGCTGCTTAagtggaaagaaggaaggaggctGACAGAGTCGACCGTGGATGAATTAGCAAATGACGTGATTTCTTTTCTTAAATCTGTAATTGAAGATGGGTACTCCACCACAGAAGAGATCGCAAATGTTAAACAGCTCTTATGCAGCCCTGAAACTGAGCAGCTCTTGACACGGCATGGCAGGTTTATGTACTGGAAAATGCATCTGTCACTTGTTGAACCCCGTACTGTGGTGCTAGGAAGGAAAAATGGGAAGATTGATAGCATGCAGTATGTGCCCTTGTGCAAAGTCCTCCAAATTCTTCTCGAAAAGCCTTCATTTTCAGACAATTTCAATGTTTACTTGAAACATAGTACCCACTTGTGCTCTGTGTTTGATGGAAAGGCTTTTCGTGAACATACATTCTTTCCTGGTGATGACACTAAGATTTGCATACAACTGTACAGTGATGAATTTGAAGTCTGGAACCCTCTGGGCAGCAAACGAGGAAAGCATAAGATAATGGCAGTGTACTTCTCACTGCTTAATCTCAGCAAACGTTTACGATCAACTTTGTCGCACATTCACTTGGCTCTTTTAGTTGAAGACAAACATGTGAAAACATATGGCATGGCTGCAATTCTTGCACCACTGCTTGAAGATATTCACAGTTTGGAAAGTGATGGCGTATTTGTTAATGAAAGCCGTGTGAAAGGGTCCATCTTTGTCTTTACCGGTGACAACCTTTCTACCCATAGGATTGGTGGCTTTCAGCAAAGTTTCAGTCATGGTAGAATTCGTAGGTTTTGCATGGCACTTCACCATGAAATTACGTACAAATATCTGGAGAGTGATTTTTCACTTCGCACTCCAGCAGGACATCAACACCACATAAATATGTTGAATGCCGGCCTGCCAACTGGGCCACTGTACGGAGTTAAGCAAGCGTGTGCTATCACTAGTCAGGGATTCAATCCAACGCAGCACTTTCCCACTGATGTTATGCATGATATGCATAAGGGTGTCATACCGTTTGTACTTAAACACATCATTTCTTCTTTAATTTCACAAGGTTTCTTTTCTCTTGACCAGTTGAACAAATCAATTGCTCATTGGAGGTATGATCCAAGGGAAACGCGAAATAAGCCAGAAGCCATCCAAAAGCAGTTTTTGCAAGGAAAGGCCACCATGAAAGGCTCACCTTCAGAGAATTTCTGCCTCTTTCGCCACCTAGCCTCTTTTGTTGGAGAGTTTGTGCCATTGGACGATGAAATTTGGCATCTCTACTTGCTTCTCCGCGAAATCATGGACATAATAATGTGCCCAGAAATTTCTGTTTCATTGATTGCTTACTTGCAGAGGAAGATTCACTTCTTTCTTCTGGACTTCAAGGCCTTGTTTCCAGCCGTGACTTTTCCTT GCAAGACCATTATCCAGACATCCTCCGCACCTTACTCCCAAGTCGGCTTGCAGCAACATCCTGCTTACTGCATTGTATAA
- the LOC144094407 gene encoding sterile alpha motif domain-containing protein 3-like, which yields MPPMRVMVSAPHVNARRTFPIREGSFSCLTEAVTSWPVLGGIIDLSGVKFQILDGHFQEYVYLAAGDEIPDMAKVTLLINDTQAPGHPPEPPPLNTVLEMEHNMPVHNNIGAEPMQEPVHCDLLPFPDNNGKTFELPSFGGLHDLITSGKPLTSSVQRKIVDLLFHAMLKYTVVPTRDFYARVTHLLLQKYPLLTDVVGTGSDSWKVSLRYKFKNQRRRLSEDPLVAENKRKFGSQRKQAQGFTSTELKRHTRPKLDIKHTAILGEDDTTLAAHEEWLLAEAKKGDPDESGIRERMTLTAKSRPQSIRTMKIEDVKKLYPYMMQPERFIEDFKRLIRSDVTDCISRGIDATVALGRQEAVACSEPILQLLQATLPMDPARRRTRHLHSLAALKIIALNVKEPKAFHNMFVQEGGQDMPITPCVLYSGEPIEDADYFYLVVERKRLFFTCNAEEGLIVLLGAYWLFNLCYSSDAFNTLVVLERLYLKMNVTTPRTVVTKFLNKVVKKHSVVNADIQKT from the exons ATGCCTCCTATGCGCGTCATGGTTTCTGCTCCTCATGTGAATGCAAGGAGGACGTTCCCAATCCGGGAAGGCTCATTTTCATGCTTGACAGAAGCAGTCACGTCATGGCCCGTGTTGGGAGGCATCATCGACCTTTCTGGAGTGAAATTTCAG ATTTTGGATGGCCATTTTCAAGAATATGTTTACCTGGCAGCGGGAGATGAAATTCCTGACATGGCTAAAGTCACTTTACTAATTAATGATACTCAAGCCCCGGGTCATCCACCTGAGCCACCGCCTTTG AACACAGTGCTTGAGATGGAACACAATATGCCTGTTCACAATAACATTGGAGCTGAACCAATGCAAGAACCTGTGCACTGTGATCT GTTGCCATTTCCAGACAACAATGGAAAAACCTTTGAATTGCCCAGCTTCGGTGGACTTCATGATTTGATCACGTCTGGCAAGCCGCTGACTTCATCTGTGCAGAGAAAGATTGTGGATCTTCTATTCCATGCTATGCTGAAGTACACAGT GGTGCCTACGAGGGACTTCTATGCTAGAGTTACACATCTTCTCCTTCAGAAGTACCCACTACTGACGGACGTCGTGGGAACTGGATCA GATTCCTGGAAAGTTTCATTGCGGTATAAGTTTAAGAATCAGCGACGACGGCTTTCAGAAGATCCACTAGTAGCTGAAAACAAGAGAAAATTTggttcacaaagaaaacaggcTCAAGGCTTCACTTCAACCGAATTGAAGAGGCACACAAGACCAAAGCTA GATATAAAGCATACAGCCATTTTGGGAGAAGATGACACCACTTTGGCAGCTCATGAAGAATGGCTTTTAGCTGAGGCAAAGAAAGGAGATCCTGATGAAAGTGGCATACGAGAGAGAATGACTCTGACTGCAAAGAGCAGGCCGCAAAGTATCAGAACGATGAAAATTGAAGATGTGAAAAAGCTGTACCCATATATGATGCAGCCAGAGAGG TTCATTGAGGACTTCAAACGGCTCATAAGGTCGGATGTGACTGATTGCATCAGCCGTGGCATTGACGCTACGGTTGCTCTTGGACGACAGGAGGCTGTTGCTTGCAGTGAGCCGATACTACAGCTTTTGCAAGCGACATTACCAATGGACCCAGCACGACGCAGGACACGAC ACCTCCATTCTCTCGCAGCCTTGAAGATAATAGCCCTAAATGTCAAAGAACCAAAAGCTTTTCATAATATGTTTGTGCAAGAAGGT GGTCAAGATATGCCAATCACACCTTGTGTACTGTACTCTGGAGAGCCCATTGAAGATGCAGACTACTTTTATCTCGTCGTGGAACGCAAGCGCCTGTTTTTTACGTGCAATGCAGAAGAAGGACTAATTGTGTTGCTTGGAGCCTACTGGCTGTTCAACCTGTGTTATTCCAGTGATGCATTTAACACGCTAGTTGTCTTGGAGCGCCTGTACTTAAAGATGAACGTGACAACACCCAGAACAGTTGTCACAAAGTTTTTAAACAAAGTTGTGAAAAAGCATTCAGTGGTAAATGCTGACATCCAAAAAACTTAA